The sequence below is a genomic window from Terriglobia bacterium.
GGCGCTCGATGGAATAGGCGAGCACTCCGTAGAGCCCGATCGACGCCAGCAAGAGCGCCAGCAACCCAAAAAAACTGGAGACCTGCGCAATCATGCGCTCCCGGATGACGGTCCGGTCCAACAATTCCGAAAGGCTTCTGGCGCTCAGGATGGGCACTGCGCCGTCGATCTCCTGAATCTTGCGGCGCACCACGGAGAGCATGCTGTCGGCGTCGGCAAAAGTCCGGATCTCATAGTTCACCGCAGGCGGGATTTCACCCAGGGGATGGAAAAAGGGGACGTAGAACCGCCTGGGGATGTTCCCTCGCAGGCGGTGATCTCTTGCGTCCCGGGTGACTCCCACTATTTCGAAGGTGACGCGGGTATCGGGAAATTCGTCCCTGACATGTTTGCCGATCGGGTTGCCGCGCCCGAAATAAAATCTGGCGAACGCCTCGTTGACGACGCAGACCTGGTTCGAAGTGGCGGTATCCTGAGGGCCGATTTCGCGCCCGACCAGGATCGGGATACCGAGGGTGGAGAAATAGTTCGGGCCGACCTGGTCGAAATTGGAGGCATTATCCCCTTCTTTATCGGAGCGGAAGCCCTCGACCGTGACCTGATCCCCTGATTCCGTGCCGCTGAACAGTCCGTTCTCGGACAGAGTGACTCCGCGAACCCCAGGAAGGGTCTTGAGGTCCTCGAGCACTCTCTGATAGAGGCCTGCACGTGCCGTGCTGTCATATCCGGCCGAAAGCCCGTCGATGCGCACAAGCAGCAGGCTATCGCGGCTGTATCCCAGTTCCGTGGTCTGCAGGTTGCGCAGCGTGCGCACGAATAGCCCTGCGCCGAGCACCAGCAGGAGAGAGATCGCCACCTGTCCGATCACGAGCACCTTGCCCGTGTTAAGGCGGGCGCCGCTGCCGGCGACACTGCGGGCGTTTTCCTTCAGGGTGCTGTTGACATCCATCCTGGTGGCGCGCAGCGCCGGAACCAATCCGAACAACACGCCCGTCAGAACCGATACCGCCACTGTGAAGGCGAGGACACGCGCATGCGGGTCCACTTCCAGCGGGATCGGATTGGAGGGGGGCGATGCCAGCCGCACCAACAAACGGGCAGCCCAATAGGCAAACAGAACTCCGGCCGTCCCCCCGATTCCGGAAAGCACGGTACTTTCTGTCAGCAGTTGCCGGATCAGCCGGCCGCGCGAGGCGCCGAGAGCGATGCGTACGCCGATTTCTTTCTGCCTCGCCGTCGCTCGCGCCAGCAGGAGGTTGGCAACATTGGCGCACGCGATCAGGAGCACAAGCCCGACGATTGCCATCAGAACCAGGAGCGGCTGGGTGAATTGAGCCCGCAGTGTGGACGCACCGGTGGCTCCCGAGTGAACGAGGATCTTCTGATCTGCAATCTCCCGCCGGCGTTGAGGATCCGCTACCGATCCCGCCTGGTTTTCCAGGTACTGCCGGAAAACCACGTCGATATTGGCCTGCGCCTGGGCCGGCTTGATACCCGGCTTGAGTCGGCCGCCGATGTGCAGCCACATGACCTTCTCCGCGCGCTTTGGATCGTCGCGCAGCCAGAACCGTCCCGGCTTCAGCTGCGGTTCCATCATCATCGGGAGGTACAAGGCCGGGGATTCTCCGACGATCTCGCCGTTAAATCCGGGAGGCGCCACGCCGATGATTGTGAACGAATTCCGATTCAACTCGATGGTAGTGCCGAGAATGGCCCGGTCCGAGCCGAAGCGCCTCGTCCAATAGTCGTAGCTGAGAACGGCGACCGGGTCGGCGCCCGGACTGGAATCTTCGGCCGCGGTAAAGGTCCGGCCCAATGCCGGACGTACCCCGAGGACTTCGAAGTACGCGCCGCTGACCAGCTTGCCGCGTGCCTCTTCGACGGGCCCCATCGCGATCCGCACGTTGATCCGGGCGGGGTTGCTCTCAGAAGCGAATGCGCCGGAAAAAACCTGATTGTGATCGCGGAGATGCTCGAATTCCTGGTAGGTGAACAGGGATCGGACGCCGGTTTCTGCGCCGCTCGCCACGCCCGCCGAAGCCGGGTCCGATAAGAAAACGAGGCGCTCGGGATCTGTAACCGGCAACATGCGGAGCATGATCGCATCCACAAGGCTGAAAATGGCGGTGTTGGCACCAATGCCAAGGGTCAGAGAGAGCACGGCCACGGTCGCGAAGCCGGGATTAAGGCGCAATGTGCGGAGAGTGTACCGGATATCTTCGAAGAAAGAGTTCGTTTTCAATATCGCACCTTTTCCTTCCGGATTGGACGTTCGACGGTCGGCGATAAAACACCTTCCTATATGACGTGCTGCACCCGGATTTGGTTGCCTCAAAATCCCGGCGCTTGTGTTGCCGCGCTGCCTCCCCCCACTCAGCTGACTGCCGAAGGTATCGGACAGCTCTACCAGGTCGCACTGGAAACGTTGCGCCTGTCGATAGACAGGCTGCGCAGTGAAACAGGATCCGAATCGGGCGATTTGCCTTGCTTGCATATCCCGCTTCCATCAAAATCTGGACAGGCTGGAATTAGACGGATTCTCACGAACTGCTGTCGCAAAACATACAAGGGGGTGAGTATGAAGCGAATTTGTGCTGCCTCTTTCGTCATGATCATGGTATTTGCGCTCGCCGCACGGGCGCAGACTACACCACCGCCGCCGGGACCGGAACACAAGAAGCTGAGCGTGTTTGTCGGAACATGGATAGGAGAGGGCAAAGCCGAGACTTCGCCATTAGGCAAGGGAGGCGTGGTCAAGAATTCCATGAAATGCGGGTGGTTCACCGGAGGATACCATCTCGTCTGCGACTCGGAGGATTCCGGGCCCATGGGGATTGTTAAAAGTCATGGTATC
It includes:
- a CDS encoding ABC transporter permease, producing MKTNSFFEDIRYTLRTLRLNPGFATVAVLSLTLGIGANTAIFSLVDAIMLRMLPVTDPERLVFLSDPASAGVASGAETGVRSLFTYQEFEHLRDHNQVFSGAFASESNPARINVRIAMGPVEEARGKLVSGAYFEVLGVRPALGRTFTAAEDSSPGADPVAVLSYDYWTRRFGSDRAILGTTIELNRNSFTIIGVAPPGFNGEIVGESPALYLPMMMEPQLKPGRFWLRDDPKRAEKVMWLHIGGRLKPGIKPAQAQANIDVVFRQYLENQAGSVADPQRRREIADQKILVHSGATGASTLRAQFTQPLLVLMAIVGLVLLIACANVANLLLARATARQKEIGVRIALGASRGRLIRQLLTESTVLSGIGGTAGVLFAYWAARLLVRLASPPSNPIPLEVDPHARVLAFTVAVSVLTGVLFGLVPALRATRMDVNSTLKENARSVAGSGARLNTGKVLVIGQVAISLLLVLGAGLFVRTLRNLQTTELGYSRDSLLLVRIDGLSAGYDSTARAGLYQRVLEDLKTLPGVRGVTLSENGLFSGTESGDQVTVEGFRSDKEGDNASNFDQVGPNYFSTLGIPILVGREIGPQDTATSNQVCVVNEAFARFYFGRGNPIGKHVRDEFPDTRVTFEIVGVTRDARDHRLRGNIPRRFYVPFFHPLGEIPPAVNYEIRTFADADSMLSVVRRKIQEIDGAVPILSARSLSELLDRTVIRERMIAQVSSFFGLLALLLASIGLYGVLAYSIERRTHEIGIRMALGAQQGRILGGVLRETMLLVVLGISLGVPAALACGRFVESSLVGLAVLDPVTLSISVLVIAVVAMLAGYLPARRAARVDPLIALRCE
- a CDS encoding DUF1579 domain-containing protein produces the protein MKRICAASFVMIMVFALAARAQTTPPPPGPEHKKLSVFVGTWIGEGKAETSPLGKGGVVKNSMKCGWFTGGYHLVCDSEDSGPMGIVKSHGIYGYSAEKKQYFSFGVDSTGFGGPGTARVDGSNWTFEGSDVMGGKTIWFRTVVRLTSSAELSYKSEYSEDGKSWKPQAEGKMAKK